GTACTGACGGCCAACAGCTACTACCAGGAATTTCTCGCAAAGACACTCACAGACAGGTATACGGGTTTGAACACACAGATGGATAAAGTTATTCATAATGCCAACACGGAAATTTCGACTCTACAGACAAGGCTATCAGGTTCGTGCCGTCCTACTCATCTGCCCGAACTTTCACCTGAGTAAAGACCAGATATGCAGGCGACACATGAGCAActtcagaaaaagaatcaggAGCTTGTTGATTTATACCGAGAAAAGTGCAAGAAGTTCTCACAAATCACGAATCTCTATAATTTGCTGAAATCTCGGGCAATGCGCTCCCATATGCAGACTGCTGCATCGGACTCAGTTTCCCAGGCACTGAACTCTTTAGGAGCGTCGCGAAATGACCCTTCAGCTTCGGCATCGAACAGACCATTGGGTCCACTAATGCCGATGCAAACACCATCTCATCGTCAAAAGAACATCTTCCCTGTTGACCAAGAGGGAGTGGAGCAATTACATCGATATCAACGCAGCGGTACTGGGAGCTCAAaggggacaaagaaaagaacggaTACCTCAGCAATGCCGCCTCCAAGTCTTCCAGGAAATCCAAGACATCGTGAGTATGTTATTGTGGCTTTAATGCATTGTCTAATATTCATGTAGAGGAGGTGCCCATCACTCCTCAGCACCGAACACGCCTCACAGGCCAATCACTTCCTTCT
The sequence above is a segment of the Aspergillus oryzae RIB40 DNA, chromosome 3 genome. Coding sequences within it:
- a CDS encoding uncharacterized protein (predicted protein), which gives rise to MSVEGTSGCYDLFVRRTPPLELHIFCPTCASTLGLSSATNGERHCPACQTILVNPDDVVITALNPTEDYKTSVLSGLDPNTIMECAGRALLFWTYQTTQEMCVVLAAARHYCVLTANSYYQEFLAKTLTDRYTGLNTQMDKVIHNANTEISTLQTRLSGSCRPTHLPELSPEPDMQATHEQLQKKNQELVDLYREKCKKFSQITNLYNLLKSRAMRSHMQTAASDSVSQALNSLGASRNDPSASASNRPLGPLMPMQTPSHRQKNIFPVDQEGVEQLHRYQRSGTGSSKGTKKRTDTSAMPPPSLPGNPRHREYVIVALMHCLIFM